The following DNA comes from Syngnathoides biaculeatus isolate LvHL_M chromosome 18, ASM1980259v1, whole genome shotgun sequence.
TTTTAATTATAAAATTCcctaaaaattaacattttgtaaATTGTCTTTTCCTCTTTTGGTTACTTTTCACATGATAGTGTCATAACATAACATCCATTTTATGTAAATTGGACTATTGTTGGCATGTAGTCAGTGTTTGTTCAACTGGATCATACAGGAGTATTACACAAGTGCATGAAGACAAAACCTTTCTATACATTATTCACAATATTTACACGTGTGTTTTATTCAGGATGCAAACTTGAGCTCAGTCCAATGCCACAATGAAGGAGGCGAAGTCTGTGCTGCTGAGCCTCTGTCTAGGATTTGGTTTCCAATAGAGACTTAATATCTTTAATGCCTTGCTCAGCTGCCACGGCAATGATGTGCTCCACAGCCTTCATGTGCACCAGCATCTTTACGATGTCTTTCACCTGATCCCTGTGGGCACAAATGACAGCGTCAATGTAACTCATGATGATGCAATAAAATCAGGTTGAAGCTTTGTCAAAGAATACTGCCAGTATTATTACAATACACACTAGGCCCCAATAGCAAATGGATATTAATTTTTGTACCATCAACGGTATATTTATTCTTTTCACTTCAGGCTAGTCAAATTGAgtgagtgaaacaataaaatacattgatgcaaaCATTGTGGAAGCTAAAAAATTAAATGGTGAGTCTTATTTTTGCACTGATTGTTTTTACGGTTTCTTTTCGTCTTCAAACGAAGAGCCAATTATTTCGATAAATAAACTTAGCATTGAGCTAAAACTGCAGAGCTCAAACTACCaactttacatcacaatgaattgggaTGAAATTCACAAACGTTGTTTTCAGTATCACAAATGgtttactttcattttcaagAATCACCTGTCGTGTGAAATTATTTCTGTGCTAAAGTGGTGAGTTCCAGTGCGTACCCTTCTGCACTTAAATCGTTTGAAACGAAGAATATTAAAGTCAACTGACTTAGTTCCACACACACTGCCTGTTAGTTTATAGGTCTGATATTGATACTGGGTCTAAAGAACCGCAAGTCATGCAGCAATATGAAAATTCCCATACTTTCCTCCCActaaatcagaaaataaaaatcggGCTTAACTTTGATACGCTACTTAGGTAGCCTTAAGGGGTCTTACTTAGTCACACGTCGCTCGATATCTGATGCGCCCAGGCTGCTGCGGTATAATGAGTTGGCCAAATGGACGAGGTAGCGACACAGTGGCTCCAATTGAGGCAGCGTCTGCTGGCCTTTTAGCCCAATGAACCACTGCATCGGCAAACAGTCCACCACCTGAGGAAAAAGGCACCAGAGTTGAGCACCTGACTGCAACACCCGgtactcattttattttattttagtctaCCTTCTGGGACTTGCGAACAttgtcctcacaggggtcgGTGGTCTGCAGCGCGGAGAGGATATACCGATTCAAAGTGCTGTCTAAAGCCAGGTCCTttagacaggaagtggagacaaTCCCCTCCCACTGCAAGATGTTTCTTAACAGCTGAGGACAGAGGACAGTCATACTATCATAGCATATTCCAAAGTACATAAccccccaacccaaaaaaaaaaaaaaaaaaacaaacaaaaaaaaaaaacctcaacctCTGCGGTTGAAACGCTGCCCCCCAAAATATAATTGCATATAATAAACTATAAATATGgtattatatataattattacatttaaaaaatattcagaatCTTCTTACAATACCCCCTCCAAAAATTTGCAGAGAATttgattttgacaaatatgTACATCCAGACCTCTATGATGGACACTAACAACCCGGGCATAAACTATACATTCTTTCAGTCAAGATGTATCACTTCAccgtaccatattttccgcactataaggcacatcTAAAAGCCTttgattttctcaaaaacagacGGTGccccttataatccagtgcaccatatatatatatatatatatatatatatattatataaaaatcaatattgagcctttagtgcagctccatctaatggatgcataacgtaaacccagcctctactgtagcggctcttctatgcgccttataatctggtgcaccTTGTATAtggaaagttttaaaatataatggggtgcgccttatagtgtggaaaatacagtattttcaccTAAATTACTACTTTCCTAATAGATGGATGCATAATATAACCCCAGCCtcgactgtagcgtctattccatgcgccttatagtgtggaaaatacagtattttgaccTAAATGACTACTTTCCTAATAGATGAGGCTTCGGTGCCATCTtacgttagaaaaaaattgaaaaaaagagacaatATTTCCACTAATTGCTGAAAACAGCTATTAGCTTTGCAGGAGAGAAATGTACAATTTTGATTTGCAAACTGCAAGTAGGCAAGGGATTATCTACAAACCTTCACACAAGTCCAGAACTGCCTCTGGTAGAATAAATAGGGACCACCGTTTTTGTTTTCCAGCAAACtgagcaaaagcaaaagcacAATGGTAGTGAGATGTATAATTATAGCAAATCTACGGTAAATAACAACCCATTGAAGCAATAGTGCAAAATACTTTTTGGGGTAGAGAGGTTGGAAGACATCTTCATCCAACGTCCGCCGCACCCGCATGACGACTGTTCTCAACAACTcctgaagaacaaaaaaaagacggaattgATTTAGAATGTTTGTCATGGAATTAAGGAGGTGATGTTGAAAGTAGGTCTTACCCGTGTGTACTGGTTGTCCCCGTGCAGCACAGTTGGGTAACCTTTTATCAACCTGCGAATAAAGCTCACCAGCCGTGCCGTCTGACTGTTGGACAGAGGGTCCCACACTTGTTCTGACAACACTGTGTGCACAAACACAATTTTAGTGGGCGGCATTGCTTTGTCTAACAGTTACGGTGACACCTTAAAAGGCCAAGCACTGTTCATTTAAATACACACATTGCTTCATCTTGTAATCGCAACAGTGATATATCCAAATTTTACATCATCTGAACTTTCGGTAGCCAAATGTATTTGTTAGTGTCGATACCTGTTAATTTGGCGAGGACGACCTTCTCCACAATAGCTGGGAGCAGGCCAATGTCACTATCTCCTTTTAACAGTGTGCTGTGCTCCTCAAAACCATAAAAGAGCAGAGACTCGAACCAGAGCATGTATTCAAAATTTGCGCATTGCACCTGGAGAGAAGCACAAGAAGGGTGGGTTACAGATATTGTTCATAGCCAAGTTTAAAACTTAAGAACAGGCCTTGCCTCAAGAGGATTCCATGTGATGAGCTGAAGTCGAACTAGAGGGCTGAAGAGTTTGGGCAAGCAGAGGGCGATGTAAGCATCTTTATAGCACTCGGGGTAGTTTCTCCTCCACACTTCAAATTGGGATTTGATGTAGTCCAGGGAATGAAAGTCCTCCAGCACATCCTCAAACACTTTCTTACATTCTTTAGTGATACGATCTGGAAGGAAGGACATTTGTGTTTGGATTTTGATTGTCAAGAATTTGTCTGGACTTATCAATGCAACTTTTAATACCGCGCTCCATCCCGAAGCTGGTGATGTCCGTTGACGTCTCCTCGTCATCAGACGACAAGCCTTCTTTGTGCTCTGCCCGCTTTCCGTTCTGCTCTCGCGCTTGGCGCCGCCGAGCTCTGACAAAACCAGGATAAGCATGAGATGGCGTGTTCAGATGAAaacttattttatttcttaCCGTCGCGCCTCTCTTTCTGCTATCCTCCTCTGCCGACTGCTCTCTTGATACAACGTGCGGTCACGACCAAACGAGTCCAGATTGGGAGCCATGACTGCTTTATCTAAAAGAGACAAGAGCCATGTGAGGGCCAATTTTGTTGTTATAACGTCACCCTACAGCTTCACCTCACATTAACATTACTAATCATTTGTTTAATATCCTTTTATCGTCATGCCAAAAGTAACGTGTTTCCAACAATAAgcagatatttttttacaaatccaTATCGTTGAACTCAGAATGTATTTATACATGAACAAGCACTTATTTTAGATTGCAGAAAAATCAAGCACTGAAAAATAATGCAGTTGACAAATTAGTAAAAGCTAAAGCAGCAGCATGTCTTCTTATGACAGCCAAGTACTATTTTCATTATGGCCACATAACATGCGGTCCTTCATCGAGTAGTAAGGAGTCATAACGATAGTAAATATACCATCATTAATTGAAGACACCCAGTAAAACCTTTCCACCCAAAAGACAGAATTAATACTATTCATTTACTCTTATTCCCATCACTCATTTGAATCGATTACTCAATTCCTATTCACTTACCTGTTTGCAACATATTTGTTACACTCATATAGGTCACAAGATTTGTCATCTTTTAACCAAGTGACTTTAATGGCATCCTGTTGACAGCCAGTTTTGGTCGTGCAAAACCAGAtgttacatttttcacatttatccGTGCTCACTCACAAACACCCAAGACAgctcacactttttaaaaagggaatGGCGTGTAAATCCCAACCATACAGACAGAGCTCGCCCACACACAGAACTAACGAGGCCGTTCGAATGAATCATAAAAACCTTATAGATGGACTGACTTGAAAGACTTGCAAACTCCGCCGATTCATCTTTTATATCATCCTGTCTTCTCTGGACGAGTCGTGAGGCCCGTTGCCTTAGTAACTGGTGCATGGCAGCCTCCAGCTCTTCGATGGCAGGCACCTGAAACATATGACGCCTTCTGTGACCTCTGAACCACACAAAAGCAGGGCTCCGAGTCACAGGAACGCCTCGCTGCTGTGAGGGAATGGAGGATTCCGACGCACAATTTAACAGTGGAGCTGGAATATTATTAGTGTGGGGTAAAAGCAAGTAACTTGCCAATGCTGTGAATTACAGCAAAAGGGCAGATGTGCTTTTTCCTGACATGCACAATATTGCTATACAGTACTTTTAGGGATCCATTTAAAGTGATAATGAGTAAGGTTGGTTCCTATCCCACACATCACCGTTTAGTGTAATAACCTagaatcaaaacaaacattcatgAGTTTAAAAGATGCAGGTTGCGCCATGCAGTGAGTGCTGCAAGACTAAAACTTTTGAACATGCATTTATAAACCTGCAAATACAACCAAATATGATGTGTTGCATTTAGGTAGCACTGTTTTCTATTGTATTCAATTTAGTTACCCTTACTTACACATTAAAACTATCGATTTTAACTATATGCACTGACAAACAGCAGTGATGATTTACTTTGATCAACTAAGAGCTTCACAAACTCCTGCAGGCTAAATGTAAAGGGAGctgtatttgaattaaaaaaaatattattgtaatGATTATTGTTCCTTGTACAGCACCTTGTTGGAGCAGAATTTGTTAAAAGTggcttaaaaatgaaatttaataaAAGATAAAGGGGTCCTCTGTTTAAGAAGAGTTCTGTTTCGATGGCAACAAGGTAACCTGAATTATTTGATTTGGAATTTGACAGTCTGTCAAAAAGCAGGGGTAAAGTCATAGTTGCCACTCATGAGTATGGAAAAACTATGTCAatcaattaaagaaaaaaaatagtgggtACGGCATAACTGAAGAGTTCTATGTCAGGACCGTCGTAAACAGAGGACCTCATGTAGCCCCTTTTACAGCGCTGAAAAAAAGGCTGTTTTCTGCCCTTTCTGCTCACACTATGCTGTGTCAACATCAATGTTAACCTGGCAATTTTCCAATTTTGAGATCTCAGAGCCATCTGCCAATGTGCAGGAAAATGTCAGGCCAGAAATGTTTAGTTTGTCATTTCACACTCCCCACCACGTTGtgttgaacactttttttaaatcattttatgcGTCACAACAGATGTATAATCACATCAAAATATGTGTGAAAGGGCACACGGTTACAGCAATCTCTCTTTTGCTGAGTTCTGTGTAAAAGGGAAAAGTGGATAAATGCCAGGTGTTCTTTAACTATGATGCCCCAATTTTACAGGCTCTTTGTGTAAAAGAGGCTACTGTTAGtaccacaaaaacatttgtaaaactgACCATGTTTTTCTCAAGTATTTGGGGTAAACTCCTCTTGTAATCAAATCTTTTGGTcacttaattaaaaaataaatcatgtgcTTAGATTACAAAGACACAAAACAGCTAAGAGCAAATACCAATCTCCCTTACCTTTTCACCGAAACACTCAAGCAAGTCTCCAACATACCCTCGCATCTCTTGCAAGAATTGATATTGATCTGCATTGTCATTGGACGAGCCGTCCAGCTGCAGTATGGCACTCTCTGAGGCAGCTAGATGATCTTGGATCTCTGTGTAGCGATTAATGTTGGCGTTGTGGCTTGTACGCATATGACTGAGCCTGCAGACACAATgagtggagggaaaaaaaaaaaaaataaaaaaaaaaacgagagtaGGAAGTAGGTGATGTGGCCAATCACTTTCTATTGAGTAATTATACAAAACAGAAGTCTCAAATGCAGCTGTGGGGTTTCTAAATAATTTCTGACCAATGCAGAATATGTGGTTAGCACTGTAGGTAGCTTTATGGGGTCTCTGAGACCAGAGCACAGAGAGATGCCAGCGGCCAACATGACAGGGCTTGTCTTCTACGTGACCTACCTATCCTGCAGGCGTTTCTTTACCAGATCAATGGACACTGGGGCTAAGTCACTAACAGAGAGCCCGAAGTGAGCCGAAGCGCCGTCTGCCGGGCCAGGGGGCTTGTTGGTGTGCGGTGGCACCACGCTGTAGGTGAAAGGCATATTGTAGCCAGCTCCGTAAGGCTGAGTATCGTAGCTGTTCTGGTAGTAGGCTGTGGTGTCCTCCGGTTGGCTGCTTTGGACCTGTTCAGGGAAGACGAGACGATGTGGTCACCATGACTTAGGGATGCATAGGATTGCTTGAGAACTGATTTAAATATCATTTCTCATTATGTAAAGTAAAACTATAAAAAGAgttacagttgtgctcataagtttacaaACCCTGACAGAATTAATTATTTCTTGGCCATTTTTCAGAGAATATGCACACTAACACAAAAACCTAGTTTGTGCCCGAGTGAAGCAATTTGTCATCAACCAATTTTATATATGTACTCTTTAATGACAACAGAAACTACACAAATGACtgatcaaaaatgtaaatatcccAGTTTTTAATCATTCCCCTTTAACATCAATGACATCTTGGAGTCTTTTGCGGTAGTTGTGgatgaggcttttttttcccccactgatGGTAAAGCtgcccatttttctttttttggtaagTTCTTGGGCAGTCTTGTACGAACTGCATGATTGAGATCTCCCCAGAGCGACTCAATGACAACAAAAGCAGAAGACCGAGATGACCGCCCTGGAAGCTTCACTTTATTTTCTGCAGCCAATGAACTTggctttgtgttttggatcattatcatgttgaaaaatCCAAGTACATCCCACTTGTAGCTTTCTGGCTGATCTGTGCAAATTTTACTCTAATATTTGATAACATACTGCATTAATTTTTGCCTTTGTATTATCATTCACATTCTCTGAAAAATAGCCGAGAAATTACAAATTCCGTCAGGGTATGTCAATTCATCCCTACAACTGTATATGAAGAAAGTGCCATAGACACAGCAGCAATCATGAgaagattgtaaaaaaaaaaaaaaaagtcacccatCTATAAATTATGCATTCATCAAAGTTAAAATGGAATAGTGACATTTTCTTCTAGTTCCTTGATTAGACGGTTGAAAATGTTAAGTTACTTAAGATGCAGGCAGGACAATTTGACATGGAGTCACATAATGTTTCAAAATCAAGGTCAACCAACATCCTTCAATTTTCCTCAATGGTTCAACTATTTCTATTGATCATCAAGCAAATGTCATCTAGCTCTTGATTTTGTTCATTAACGTTAGTTTAAATGTCACCGGTCTAATATATTACGTTTTCTCAAAGCCCCAGGAGAGGAAGCATAATTTAAAAATTTGGGTCtagattgggaaaaaaaaaagctattgaaAATATCCATTGCCTTTTCTTAACCACCACTATTGCACCAGAGCATAGAACAACTGTTTCAAAAAGGTTTTGCTTTTCAGGAAGGAGCTTTGTGGGCTTACTCACCTGTGGTATGCTGATCCCTTTCCTTATCTGCTCCTGCTCCCACCGGCTCACCTCTTCATCGTGACCCGTATCCAGCGCCTCGTCGTCGCTGCCTTCGATGCCTGCACGTACGCAACCAACAGTCACGCTACAACGGCTGCACAAGATGGGAGGCCGAACGCACATCTTATGAGGTGACGTACCAATCTCCTCAGCGATCTTTTGCCTCTGGGTTTTGTTCCGTACACCGCTGAACCGGATCCTCTTCTCGTCCTGGTCTTCGTCATCGCTGCCGCCCTGGTCTTCTTGCGTCTGACGTTTCTTTGGGGTTTCCATCTCTACAAGTGGGGCGTCTCCCCCGAGCTCTCTGGCTAGTTGTCGCCGTTTTCGGGCAGCGTGAATGAATGCCGCATCAGGGATCTCACCTAAAGGAGCACATGGGTACCGAATAGGAAATGTAGCTCTATGATGGCAAAAGTACAATAAGACATGCAACGCCATTCTTCAGTTTTCCAATGAACTTTGCATCGATGTTGTATATGCATTTCAACCAGGGAAGATAAAGATATTATGTAATCACTGTTACATGTCCACACACTATTGGTGCACAAATTGGCTTATGTTGGGATGCACTCCCAAAAATTCTGAAATGATTTGCTGCACTTCATTTTGTAGATACCTGGAACTCATTTTTAGAACACTCCCATAGAGGCAAAACATAAGAAAAACACGAGTATGAGAAAAGGTTAATAGATAAAAACGTATGAAGTGTTACCAGGTCTTAGAGTATTGAGGGAGGAGAGCGTGTTGAATGTTGCCCCGGTGTTGTTGCCGCTGCTGCTCTTCTGTACTTGACTCCCTTTTGCCTCTTCCCTCTGCTCGTCAGCACTGTCCACCTCCATTTCTTCCTCACCATGTTCACTGCCCACTTTGCTGAGCACTTCTTCTTTGATGGCAACGACAGGTTGAGGCACTGCTTCTATGGAGCGCAGGGAGAGATGAATCAAATGGACAATgtactgcatttaaaaaaaaaaaaaaagggggaaacagATTTGCTAATCACTACAGGTTACTGTGCTCCACAATTTCAGGGGTTTAACTGGCCAAATAGTGCTTGACATCCAGAGACTAAGTATGTTCATATTGTCCCATTTTCCTTGCCTTTGCAGTGAATGTAGTGTCAGTTAAATGATGCAAATTGTGACACAGACTTCCCTCACCTGTTTTAAtgacaccacccttttccaagtCCTCTTTGTATTCTTTCTTCAGCTGCTTGACTATTTTCTTGCTGTGATTGGACTTCTTCACTCGGAAGACCTCTGGTCCTTCTGTTTGTAGTCATGTTAGGATGGGACGTAATCATGTCCCAACAAAGAGGAGAAGATAatttagaaatatttttcaaaatcagaTGAAATCTTCATCATCGCCAGACTcgagttatttatttattactttgtGTAATGTTATTAACCAATAACTCTTTGTTTTGTTAGGGgagacatttttatatttacttcAATTGttctaaatgtaaaataaactaCTCCCCTATTATTTACTCCCCCAAATAGCAAACAAATGTAACCGATGCTGCCTCAAATGTTTATAGCAGCCTGTATTAAAACTTTCGCATAGTAAAAATATCACAAGGAATCAGCAGAAAATACTATAATTTCAAAAAATTCTTACATCTGGGAGAAAAAACTGCACCAGAATTTCAAATATGCTGGCGGGTCTCACATCGCAACACCCCAAAATACCAATTGTAAAGCAGTAATAAGACCTTGGTCATTTGTTTGCTTGAGCATCACCTCACAttcattttcccccaaattgaTAGAATTACAATTCATTTCAAAGTAAGCCTTTTTGAATAAAGAAACGATTGTGATCACTGAACGAATTAAACTTATGTCAACCTACTGTTGTACTTGCCTTACACCCACGAATACTTTCCTATTAGCTTGGGTTTTTGGAGCCACCTTGTGGCATTAGAAAGTTTTCCATTGAAACCCAGGCTCCGTTAAAAATCGAAACACGGATAAACGACAGTTCGCTGCATTCGGTTTTTCATGTCACTCGCATTTTAATCAAGTGGCACTTAAAACGATTTTTGTCGAGGAATTATTCGTAATCAACCGTGGCGCTCATAGCCACAGTTACGTGGCCTTGAACGAACTTTCACGGTTTATAATAGTTTGTGGACAGTTGTTATCGATAGATATTACAATTCTAACGTAGAAATTAAAGGTGTTCAATGTGAAAATGGCGGCACAGCGCGTCCCGTTAGCTCCACAAAATGAATGCCGGTGTGGTACCTTCTTCCTCGTCATCGTCGAAACTCAGTAAACTGCCTTTGGTGGGTCCGAGCACCGAAGCGCTCTCTTTCCCCCTTTTGTCCCTCCTGCCGTCTTTTGTGGTTTTGAAATTAGCCCCAAAGCCATTGCTCCTGGGGCTTAAGCTAACGTTGTTGTTGCTGGACGTCTCCAGGAACGGGACCTCCTCCAAAACAGGCCCGAACAACGTCGGCGCCAGCATCGGCTGCACATTCTCCTCCCGCTCGTCCTCGTCTGACTCGTTTCTTCGTCGGAAATTTGCGCGTTTGATCCTTTTAAACATTTTCGTTACTAGTGGTGACCAATCATACTTAGATAATCGATACAATCCGATCAAATACGGGTGAATGGACATGCACTCTCTGAAAAAGCCATTTCTGCCCGAGCCGAGTGCCTTTCTTCTTTCGTGTTCATTTAAAATCTGTTCTAGTGGCTATGATTGTTGTTACTCCCCCTACTGCTCAAAACTAGTATGTGCAGCACATGACCTATCGTGAGCACGTCTGCCTCTCATAAAATCTGTTTTGCAGACTGTATGTAAAGTTCTGGCTTCAACTAATAGTCAATCTCT
Coding sequences within:
- the paxbp1 gene encoding PAX3- and PAX7-binding protein 1, with amino-acid sequence MSIHPYLIGLYRLSKYDWSPLVTKMFKRIKRANFRRRNESDEDEREENVQPMLAPTLFGPVLEEVPFLETSSNNNVSLSPRSNGFGANFKTTKDGRRDKRGKESASVLGPTKGSLLSFDDDEEEEGPEVFRVKKSNHSKKIVKQLKKEYKEDLEKGGVIKTEAVPQPVVAIKEEVLSKVGSEHGEEEMEVDSADEQREEAKGSQVQKSSSGNNTGATFNTLSSLNTLRPGEIPDAAFIHAARKRRQLARELGGDAPLVEMETPKKRQTQEDQGGSDDEDQDEKRIRFSGVRNKTQRQKIAEEIGIEGSDDEALDTGHDEEVSRWEQEQIRKGISIPQVQSSQPEDTTAYYQNSYDTQPYGAGYNMPFTYSVVPPHTNKPPGPADGASAHFGLSVSDLAPVSIDLVKKRLQDRLSHMRTSHNANINRYTEIQDHLAASESAILQLDGSSNDNADQYQFLQEMRGYVGDLLECFGEKVPAIEELEAAMHQLLRQRASRLVQRRQDDIKDESAEFASLSNKAVMAPNLDSFGRDRTLYQESSRQRRIAEREARRARRRQAREQNGKRAEHKEGLSSDDEETSTDITSFGMERDRITKECKKVFEDVLEDFHSLDYIKSQFEVWRRNYPECYKDAYIALCLPKLFSPLVRLQLITWNPLEVQCANFEYMLWFESLLFYGFEEHSTLLKGDSDIGLLPAIVEKVVLAKLTVLSEQVWDPLSNSQTARLVSFIRRLIKGYPTVLHGDNQYTRELLRTVVMRVRRTLDEDVFQPLYPKNLLENKNGGPYLFYQRQFWTCVKLLRNILQWEGIVSTSCLKDLALDSTLNRYILSALQTTDPCEDNVRKSQKVVDCLPMQWFIGLKGQQTLPQLEPLCRYLVHLANSLYRSSLGASDIERRVTKDQVKDIVKMLVHMKAVEHIIAVAAEQGIKDIKSLLETKS